A part of Arthrobacter dokdonellae genomic DNA contains:
- a CDS encoding nucleoside/nucleotide kinase family protein, producing the protein MTTAVHLGDLISSAAALTAGRHRAVLGITGAPGAGKSTVGSRIVDALGPENAVLVPMDGFHLANSVLLAMGLRQVKGAIQTFDDAGYATLLQRICGQRPGEVIYAPSFNRDLEEPIAGSIPVRAEVPLVVTEGNYLLAESGAWPSARACLMESWFLDPDRACRHNWLIARHMDYGKSAEDARSWALGSDEDNARLIKSMAHRADRVLRVKGL; encoded by the coding sequence ATGACGACCGCTGTGCACCTCGGTGACCTGATCAGCAGCGCCGCAGCCCTGACCGCCGGAAGACACCGCGCGGTCCTGGGCATCACTGGCGCGCCCGGTGCCGGAAAATCCACCGTGGGGAGCCGAATTGTTGACGCTCTTGGTCCGGAGAACGCCGTCCTGGTGCCGATGGACGGCTTCCACTTGGCAAATTCGGTCCTGCTGGCCATGGGCCTCCGACAGGTCAAGGGCGCCATCCAAACCTTTGACGACGCCGGTTACGCCACCTTGCTCCAGCGCATATGCGGGCAAAGACCCGGCGAGGTCATCTACGCCCCCAGCTTCAACCGCGACCTCGAAGAACCCATCGCCGGCAGCATTCCGGTCCGAGCGGAGGTTCCGCTGGTGGTGACGGAGGGCAACTACCTGCTCGCAGAATCGGGCGCGTGGCCCTCGGCCCGCGCCTGCCTCATGGAATCCTGGTTCCTCGACCCGGACCGGGCATGCAGGCACAACTGGCTCATCGCCCGCCACATGGATTACGGAAAGTCGGCTGAAGACGCGCGCTCTTGGGCCTTGGGATCCGACGAGGACAATGCCAGACTCATCAAATCCATGGCCCACCGGGCGGACCGGGTGCTGCGGGTGAAGGGGCTGTGA
- a CDS encoding SLC13 family permease, with protein MRLSITGAVLLAAGAFAVLTGLLPLADVTALVARVAPILLFVVSMTVVTELASEAGIFRWVARRFRSWGRGHAVLLWLLVAAFATVCTIFFSLDTTAVLLTPVVVTVARQAGLPALPFALTTVWLANTASLLLPISNLTNLLAEHEMSGTSPAGFAALMWAPALAAVAVPLLFIGVVFRSALRKRYDRIPVTRIRSAETAYVGMVRLPATDRTLFGTCAAVLVMLLPALVSGVAVWIPSTAAAVVLAAVFAVRRRQSLKFSLVPWPLLLFASGLFLVMETVRHLGAPVLLGQLTGAGHGAVDLLRLAATGAVGANVLNNLPAYLLSEPVAGTPQRLAALLIGVNAGALITPWASLATLLWHDRLMRMNVLITWKGYALFGLVVAPLTVVAAVAALALAQV; from the coding sequence ATGCGGTTGTCGATCACGGGAGCGGTTCTGCTGGCGGCCGGCGCCTTCGCCGTCCTGACCGGCCTCCTTCCCTTGGCCGACGTCACCGCACTGGTGGCGCGGGTGGCGCCGATCCTGCTGTTTGTGGTCTCGATGACCGTCGTGACGGAGCTGGCCAGCGAGGCCGGCATTTTCCGGTGGGTGGCCCGCCGCTTCAGGAGCTGGGGCCGCGGACACGCCGTCCTGTTGTGGCTGCTTGTCGCCGCATTTGCCACCGTCTGCACCATCTTCTTCTCACTCGACACGACGGCAGTGCTGCTGACGCCCGTGGTTGTCACCGTGGCCCGGCAGGCCGGCCTTCCGGCGCTGCCATTTGCCCTGACCACGGTGTGGCTGGCCAACACCGCCAGCCTGCTGCTCCCCATATCCAACCTGACCAACCTGCTGGCCGAGCACGAGATGTCCGGCACCAGCCCGGCCGGGTTTGCCGCCCTCATGTGGGCGCCAGCCCTGGCCGCAGTCGCGGTGCCGCTTCTCTTCATCGGCGTTGTGTTCCGCTCAGCGCTCCGAAAGCGCTATGACCGCATCCCTGTGACGCGTATCCGGTCGGCGGAGACCGCCTACGTCGGAATGGTCCGGCTTCCCGCCACGGACAGGACTTTGTTTGGCACCTGCGCTGCCGTGCTAGTGATGTTGCTTCCGGCCTTGGTGTCCGGAGTAGCGGTCTGGATTCCGTCCACGGCTGCCGCCGTCGTGCTGGCCGCCGTCTTTGCCGTACGACGGCGGCAGTCCCTGAAGTTCTCCCTGGTACCTTGGCCGCTGCTCCTGTTCGCTTCAGGACTTTTCCTGGTGATGGAAACGGTCAGGCACCTCGGCGCTCCGGTGCTGCTGGGCCAGCTCACCGGCGCGGGCCATGGAGCCGTGGACCTGCTGCGCCTGGCCGCGACGGGGGCAGTCGGCGCCAACGTGCTCAACAACCTGCCTGCCTACCTACTGTCGGAGCCGGTGGCAGGGACACCGCAGCGCCTGGCAGCCCTGCTCATCGGAGTCAACGCCGGCGCGCTCATCACGCCCTGGGCTTCGCTGGCCACCCTCCTTTGGCACGACCGACTGATGCGCATGAATGTCTTGATCACCTGGAAGGGGTACGCGCTCTTCGGGCTGGTCGTGGCACCCCTGACCGTGGTCGCCGCCGTAGCGGCGCTGGCGCTGGCTCAGGTATAG
- a CDS encoding DUF7218 family protein has protein sequence MPREKNPSLKDPELYEELRDDGASKGKAARISNAAAKKGRAAVGRKGGKAGSYDDWTVEELRGKAKELGLKGYSKQRKQELIESLRNS, from the coding sequence ATGCCAAGGGAAAAGAACCCGAGTCTGAAGGATCCCGAACTATACGAGGAATTGCGTGACGACGGTGCGTCCAAGGGAAAGGCGGCCAGAATCTCCAACGCCGCCGCCAAAAAGGGGCGTGCGGCCGTGGGGCGGAAGGGCGGCAAGGCCGGCTCCTACGACGACTGGACCGTTGAGGAACTGCGCGGCAAGGCCAAGGAACTAGGCCTGAAAGGGTACTCCAAACAGCGCAAGCAGGAACTGATAGAATCCCTGCGCAACTCGTAG
- a CDS encoding DUF6458 family protein yields the protein MSIGAGVLLFVIGAILRFALNIEVSWINIPLVGNIVMGAGVVVFVLGLIFTFRRRRTTTARRQVVDRGAGQETVRRTEATEDTGL from the coding sequence ATGAGTATTGGCGCAGGAGTCCTGTTGTTTGTGATCGGCGCGATTTTGCGTTTTGCACTCAATATTGAGGTCAGTTGGATCAACATCCCCTTGGTGGGCAACATCGTCATGGGGGCCGGCGTCGTCGTCTTCGTGCTGGGACTTATCTTTACGTTCCGGCGGCGCCGCACAACCACCGCACGGCGGCAGGTCGTCGACCGTGGGGCCGGCCAGGAAACCGTCCGGCGGACGGAGGCGACCGAAGACACCGGCCTGTGA
- a CDS encoding aromatic acid exporter family protein, whose protein sequence is MSAKSRAGALLTWVKSSVAGQRVLLAAKTALAVGLSWFLASHMPGAADKYAYYAPLGALVSMYPTFMGSVRIGLQTLVGLLLGIVLAVGVLALGSPSLVSISIAVGLGVLLGGVPKLGAGREYVPVATLLVLIIGGRNADAFSFGYAAQMGLGVLVGLLVNVTIFPPLTLDAAQLRISRGRNVLIGQLEDAARALREKWPPEHEDWADRQHVLSETVTDVRAAVHGAHESHKANPRAYRGSRHRHVAESFDDLAVLENVTFHVRDLTEVLAGAIWGGPFDVDLKPELCAPISDCLQAVADVLAGWDHGSIQPEMFDGALESLDRLTSALGKHSGADASSLSPGAAVALDVQRILVSLRRRLFPEAART, encoded by the coding sequence GTGAGCGCCAAGTCCAGGGCGGGAGCGCTGCTGACCTGGGTGAAGTCCTCGGTGGCCGGCCAGCGCGTGCTGCTCGCGGCCAAGACGGCCCTGGCTGTTGGGCTGTCCTGGTTTCTCGCCTCGCACATGCCGGGCGCCGCGGACAAATACGCCTACTACGCCCCGTTGGGCGCCCTGGTCAGCATGTATCCGACGTTCATGGGTTCGGTGCGTATTGGGCTGCAGACCCTCGTCGGGTTGTTGCTGGGCATCGTGCTGGCGGTGGGGGTGCTCGCGCTGGGCAGTCCCAGCCTCGTCTCCATATCGATCGCCGTGGGGCTGGGCGTGCTGCTGGGCGGGGTGCCCAAGCTCGGCGCGGGCCGCGAATATGTGCCCGTCGCGACGCTGCTGGTGCTGATCATCGGGGGCCGGAATGCTGACGCGTTCTCGTTCGGATATGCAGCGCAGATGGGCCTGGGAGTGCTGGTCGGTCTGCTGGTCAACGTGACCATCTTCCCGCCCCTGACGCTGGACGCCGCGCAGCTGCGCATTTCGCGTGGTCGCAACGTGCTCATCGGCCAGCTTGAGGATGCCGCCAGGGCCCTACGCGAGAAGTGGCCGCCTGAACATGAAGACTGGGCCGACCGCCAGCATGTCCTGTCCGAGACCGTCACAGACGTTCGTGCGGCCGTCCACGGGGCACATGAGAGCCACAAGGCCAACCCGCGCGCCTACCGCGGATCCCGCCACCGCCATGTTGCCGAGAGCTTCGATGACCTGGCCGTGCTGGAAAACGTCACCTTCCACGTGCGCGACCTCACCGAAGTGCTGGCCGGCGCCATCTGGGGCGGGCCCTTTGATGTCGACCTCAAACCCGAGCTGTGCGCCCCGATCAGCGACTGCCTCCAGGCGGTTGCCGACGTGCTGGCGGGGTGGGATCACGGGTCCATCCAGCCGGAAATGTTCGACGGCGCCCTCGAGTCACTCGATCGCCTCACCTCGGCGCTGGGCAAGCACAGCGGAGCCGACGCGTCCTCACTGAGCCCCGGCGCCGCCGTCGCACTTGATGTCCAGCGGATCCTGGTGTCCTTGCGCCGCCGCCTCTTCCCGGAAGCGGCGCGCACATGA
- a CDS encoding DinB family protein has translation MADSDMKTVLHRYLDAAREAILWKLDGLDEYEIRRPLTPTGTNLLGLVKHLAGCELDYFGDVFGRTPDIVRPRADDDDNADMWAAPGESREFITGLYRQACEHADATIGALPLGAAGKVPWWTPGRQEVTLHQILVHMIAESHRHAGHADIVRELIDGTVGLRRGNENLPAQDESSWEAYRSQLEKVAREAH, from the coding sequence ATGGCTGACTCTGACATGAAAACAGTGTTGCACCGCTACCTCGACGCCGCCCGCGAGGCCATCCTGTGGAAGTTGGACGGGCTGGACGAATACGAGATCCGCCGCCCGCTCACCCCCACCGGTACCAACCTGCTTGGGCTGGTCAAGCACCTGGCCGGCTGCGAGCTGGACTATTTCGGCGACGTGTTTGGCCGTACGCCGGACATCGTCCGGCCTCGGGCGGACGACGACGACAATGCCGACATGTGGGCCGCACCCGGTGAATCGCGCGAGTTCATCACGGGCCTGTATCGCCAGGCCTGCGAACACGCCGACGCCACGATCGGAGCACTGCCGCTGGGCGCCGCCGGTAAGGTGCCGTGGTGGACACCCGGGCGCCAGGAGGTCACCCTGCACCAGATCCTTGTCCACATGATCGCTGAATCGCACCGGCACGCGGGCCACGCGGACATTGTCCGCGAGCTCATTGACGGAACGGTCGGCCTGCGCCGGGGCAATGAGAACCTGCCCGCCCAGGACGAAAGCTCGTGGGAGGCATACCGCAGCCAGCTTGAGAAGGTGGCCCGGGAAGCGCACTGA
- a CDS encoding MBL fold metallo-hydrolase: MLLDTGATADPAQFPLRATMDSIMTGWLAAHPTPGYGLLVAHTHGHGDHIAGDGQFADRPDTELVGAGVAAVRAFFGFDDDGGPVRVDLGGRVLEAIHTPGHQDAAITVFDPWTGWLLTGDTICRGRLYVEDMTAFTASLDRMVAVARARRVGSVLGSHIEMTARRGRDYPAGTLYQPDEPPVHMSVDQLAEVCAAAHAVASRPGAHVFDDFIIFNGPCRAAFRRQRLRRLANRMRGL, from the coding sequence TTGCTGCTGGACACCGGTGCCACCGCCGATCCGGCGCAGTTCCCGCTTCGCGCAACGATGGACTCGATCATGACCGGCTGGCTCGCCGCGCATCCCACGCCCGGCTACGGGCTGCTGGTTGCCCACACCCACGGACACGGCGACCACATCGCCGGGGACGGCCAGTTCGCGGACCGGCCGGACACCGAGTTGGTCGGCGCGGGCGTGGCGGCCGTGCGGGCTTTCTTTGGGTTCGACGACGACGGCGGGCCTGTGCGCGTCGACCTGGGCGGCCGGGTGCTCGAAGCCATCCACACGCCCGGCCACCAGGACGCGGCCATCACCGTGTTCGATCCGTGGACCGGCTGGCTGCTGACGGGGGACACCATCTGCCGCGGCCGGCTCTACGTCGAAGACATGACGGCCTTTACGGCAAGCCTGGACCGGATGGTGGCCGTGGCCCGTGCGCGGCGGGTCGGCTCCGTTCTGGGCTCCCACATCGAGATGACCGCCCGCCGCGGCCGTGACTATCCCGCGGGCACCTTGTACCAGCCGGACGAACCGCCGGTTCACATGTCTGTGGATCAGCTCGCCGAGGTGTGCGCTGCCGCGCATGCCGTGGCGTCCCGCCCCGGTGCGCATGTCTTTGACGATTTCATCATCTTCAACGGACCCTGTAGGGCCGCGTTCAGGCGACAGCGCCTGCGCCGCCTCGCCAACAGGATGCGGGGCCTCTGA
- a CDS encoding DUF2630 family protein — protein MDNNQVHHRIEELVKEEQELRDSAPDQAKLPARAAQLRAIEVQLDQCWDLLRQRQARMRAGENPNDAQLRPADEVEGYRQ, from the coding sequence ATGGACAACAACCAGGTGCACCACAGGATCGAGGAACTGGTCAAGGAGGAACAGGAACTGCGGGACTCCGCCCCGGACCAGGCGAAACTGCCCGCAAGGGCTGCCCAGTTGCGGGCCATTGAGGTCCAGCTGGACCAGTGCTGGGACCTGCTGCGCCAGCGCCAGGCGAGGATGCGCGCCGGTGAAAACCCCAACGACGCCCAGCTGCGCCCGGCCGACGAAGTTGAAGGGTACCGGCAATAG
- a CDS encoding C1 family peptidase, which yields MARTNARYGWVPDLPDQRDFHFAATAAVQASLPPAVDLTPQCPPVYDQGQLGSCTGNGVAGVLQFDALKEGLADTSAPSRLFIYYNERVIEGTVKSDSGAQIRDGIKSVAKTGVCDESLWPYDIAKFAAKPTAACYKAAKSQRAIVYSRVGQTLSQLKGCLASGYPVVFGFTVYDSFESDEVAKTGTVPMPAAGEAVLGGHCVVAVGYDDADQRFTIRNSWGEGWGKAGYATMPYAYLLSTSLANDFWTVKSTS from the coding sequence ATGGCCAGAACCAACGCCCGGTACGGATGGGTCCCGGACCTGCCCGACCAGCGCGATTTTCATTTCGCGGCGACGGCGGCCGTGCAGGCAAGCCTGCCGCCCGCCGTCGACCTCACACCCCAGTGCCCACCGGTCTACGACCAGGGGCAGCTGGGCTCCTGTACCGGCAACGGCGTGGCCGGTGTGCTCCAGTTTGACGCCCTCAAAGAGGGTCTGGCGGACACGTCCGCGCCGTCGCGCCTGTTCATCTACTACAACGAGCGCGTCATCGAGGGAACGGTGAAGTCCGACTCCGGCGCACAGATCCGCGACGGCATCAAGTCGGTTGCCAAGACAGGCGTCTGCGACGAATCCCTGTGGCCCTATGACATCGCCAAGTTCGCCGCCAAGCCCACGGCCGCCTGCTACAAGGCGGCGAAGAGCCAGCGCGCCATCGTGTATTCACGTGTCGGCCAGACGCTCAGCCAGCTCAAGGGGTGCCTGGCCTCCGGCTATCCCGTCGTGTTTGGCTTCACCGTCTACGACAGTTTTGAAAGCGATGAGGTGGCCAAGACCGGCACCGTCCCGATGCCCGCAGCGGGCGAGGCGGTCCTGGGCGGGCACTGCGTGGTGGCGGTCGGCTACGACGACGCCGACCAGCGATTCACCATCCGCAACTCCTGGGGTGAAGGCTGGGGGAAGGCGGGCTACGCCACCATGCCTTACGCCTACCTCCTGAGCACGTCGCTGGCCAACGACTTTTGGACGGTGAAGTCCACGTCATAG
- a CDS encoding ATP-dependent endonuclease has product MPPASRQGRPGRQANARDEGLAFADEGVATVPMGGATIIARHLELLGPAGLGLGVAGLCDTGDERYFMRGLVRAGPGPCANRTELRCHGFFVCVADLEDELTRALGADAVARIVDARGDLRSFRLFQNQPAQRERAVERQLRRFMGTHSGRKISYGRYLVDGLDLDYVPAPLDGLLSQL; this is encoded by the coding sequence ATGCCGCCCGCCAGTCGTCAAGGACGTCCAGGGAGGCAGGCGAACGCGCGCGATGAAGGCCTCGCGTTCGCCGACGAAGGCGTCGCCACGGTGCCCATGGGAGGTGCGACGATCATTGCCAGGCATTTGGAACTGCTGGGACCCGCCGGGCTCGGCCTTGGCGTGGCCGGCCTCTGTGACACGGGCGACGAACGCTACTTCATGCGCGGCCTGGTGCGGGCGGGCCCAGGACCCTGCGCCAACCGCACCGAGCTGCGGTGCCACGGTTTTTTCGTTTGCGTCGCGGACCTCGAGGACGAGCTGACCCGCGCCCTCGGCGCGGACGCCGTCGCGCGGATTGTCGACGCCCGCGGCGACCTGCGGTCATTTCGTCTGTTCCAGAACCAGCCGGCCCAGCGGGAGCGGGCCGTGGAGCGCCAGCTGCGGCGCTTCATGGGCACGCACAGCGGCCGCAAGATCAGCTATGGCCGCTACCTTGTCGACGGACTGGACCTGGACTACGTGCCGGCGCCCCTCGACGGCCTGCTCTCCCAGCTCTGA
- a CDS encoding IS701 family transposase, which produces MAEIQEWADGLEEIRELIGGEFARTEPRNNAVSYIRGLLSDEERKNSWTLSERAGQGTPDGMQRLLSTTDWDPDKVRDALVGYVKKHLGDPKGILAIDETGFLKKGTASAGVARQYSGTAGRVENCQLGVFLSYATPAGRTFLDRELYLPKAWMDDAARCKRAGIPEGRVMATKPVLAADMIERALDAGIEAEWLTGDAVYGQHAGLRRRLEDRGLHYVMAVPMNQRAIARARGSVGGEGRADELFAALDRRAWRTRTAGAGTKGDRLYSWARIRINGPAETGEHWLLARRSLKDPTGLAYFICFTPERVTLAELARVAGARWAIEETFQTSKGETGLDHYQVRQYTGWYRHITLSMFAHAFLSVIRSKKGARSQAPSTW; this is translated from the coding sequence GTGGCAGAGATACAGGAATGGGCTGATGGCCTGGAGGAAATCCGGGAGCTGATCGGGGGTGAGTTCGCCCGGACGGAGCCGCGGAACAACGCCGTCAGCTACATCCGCGGCCTGCTGTCGGATGAGGAGCGGAAGAACTCCTGGACCCTGTCCGAACGTGCCGGACAAGGCACGCCGGATGGGATGCAGCGTCTGCTCTCGACCACGGACTGGGACCCGGACAAGGTCCGGGACGCCTTGGTCGGTTACGTGAAAAAGCATCTGGGGGACCCGAAGGGGATCCTGGCGATCGACGAGACCGGTTTCCTGAAGAAGGGGACCGCATCGGCAGGGGTGGCCCGCCAGTACTCGGGCACCGCGGGGCGGGTGGAGAACTGCCAGCTCGGGGTGTTCCTGTCCTATGCGACACCGGCGGGCCGGACGTTCCTGGACCGGGAACTCTACCTGCCCAAGGCATGGATGGATGACGCTGCCCGGTGCAAGCGCGCCGGCATCCCGGAAGGCCGGGTGATGGCGACCAAGCCCGTGCTGGCCGCCGACATGATCGAACGCGCCCTGGATGCCGGGATCGAGGCCGAATGGCTTACCGGGGACGCGGTCTACGGACAGCACGCCGGGCTGCGCCGCCGTCTGGAAGACCGGGGCCTGCACTATGTCATGGCCGTGCCCATGAACCAGCGCGCCATCGCCCGGGCCCGTGGCTCGGTGGGCGGGGAGGGCCGGGCCGATGAGCTCTTCGCCGCCCTGGACAGGCGCGCCTGGCGCACCCGCACCGCCGGCGCCGGGACCAAGGGCGACCGGCTGTATTCCTGGGCCAGGATCCGCATCAACGGCCCCGCCGAAACCGGCGAGCACTGGCTGCTGGCCCGCCGCTCCCTCAAGGATCCCACGGGCCTGGCCTACTTCATCTGCTTTACGCCCGAGCGCGTCACCCTGGCCGAGTTGGCCCGGGTCGCCGGGGCCCGCTGGGCCATCGAGGAAACCTTCCAAACCTCCAAGGGCGAAACGGGCCTGGACCACTACCAGGTGCGCCAATACACCGGCTGGTACCGGCACATCACGCTCTCCATGTTCGCCCACGCCTTCCTGAGCGTCATCCGCTCTAAAAAGGGGGCCCGCAGCCAGGCGCCGAGCACCTGGTAA
- a CDS encoding cysteine hydrolase family protein gives MTTLSDRPNTALVVIDVQNGVVDGAYGRDAVVANIGALVEKAREAGTPVVWVQHSDEQLEEGSEAWKYVPELVRREPEPLVHKTFGDSFEATDLEAVLARAGVGRLVVAGAQTDACIRSTIHGAFTRGYDVTLVGDAHTTEDQSSWGAPPPEAVIAHTNLYWQYQDAPGRTAAVTTTDDVSFTD, from the coding sequence ATGACAACACTTTCGGACCGGCCCAACACAGCCCTCGTCGTCATCGACGTCCAGAACGGCGTGGTGGACGGAGCCTACGGGCGAGACGCCGTCGTCGCCAACATCGGAGCCCTGGTCGAGAAGGCACGCGAGGCTGGAACGCCCGTCGTCTGGGTCCAGCATTCCGACGAACAACTGGAGGAAGGCAGCGAGGCCTGGAAGTATGTCCCCGAACTGGTCCGCCGCGAACCGGAACCGTTGGTGCACAAAACTTTTGGGGATTCCTTCGAAGCGACCGACCTCGAGGCGGTCCTGGCCAGGGCCGGCGTGGGACGCCTGGTGGTCGCCGGCGCCCAGACGGACGCCTGCATCCGCTCCACCATCCACGGCGCCTTTACGCGCGGCTATGACGTCACGCTGGTGGGCGATGCCCACACCACCGAGGACCAGAGTTCTTGGGGTGCCCCTCCGCCGGAAGCGGTCATTGCGCATACAAATCTCTATTGGCAGTATCAGGACGCGCCGGGACGCACAGCTGCGGTCACGACGACGGACGACGTCAGCTTCACGGACTGA
- a CDS encoding acyl-CoA dehydrogenase family protein: MPNPAPPANRSDVLNLDALLTADEVALREKVRAFVEARIRPNIAAWYEDAVFPADIVPELGALGLLGMHLSGYGCPGRSAVEYGLAAMELEAGDSGLRTFVSVQGSLAMSAIHKWGSEEQKNKYLPGMAKGEIIGCFGLTEATAGSDPSSMATFARREGGGWVLNGAKRWIGLASIAQIAVIWAMTDDGVRGFLVPTDTPGFSATVIEPKLSMRASIQCELAFDGVRLPADAVLPGAKGLRGPFSCLNEARYGIIWGAMGAARDSYEAALKHSLERLQFDKPLAAYQITQQKLVDMLLEIQKGTLLAIHTGRMKDAGTLEPVQISVGKLNNCREAIQICRDARTILGGNGITLEHSPLRHANNLESVRTYEGTDEVHTLLLGSHITGIPAFR, from the coding sequence ATGCCGAACCCTGCCCCTCCCGCCAACCGTTCCGATGTCCTGAACCTGGACGCCCTCCTGACCGCGGACGAGGTGGCACTGCGGGAGAAGGTGCGGGCGTTTGTGGAGGCCCGGATCCGTCCGAATATTGCAGCGTGGTACGAGGACGCCGTCTTCCCGGCCGACATTGTGCCGGAACTGGGCGCACTCGGCCTGCTCGGCATGCACCTGTCGGGTTACGGCTGCCCCGGCCGCTCCGCCGTCGAATACGGGCTGGCCGCGATGGAGCTGGAGGCCGGGGACTCCGGGCTGCGCACCTTTGTCTCGGTGCAGGGGTCGCTCGCCATGAGCGCCATCCACAAGTGGGGGAGCGAGGAGCAGAAAAACAAGTACCTGCCCGGCATGGCGAAGGGTGAGATCATCGGCTGCTTCGGCCTCACGGAGGCCACGGCGGGCTCGGACCCGTCGTCCATGGCCACTTTTGCCCGCCGTGAGGGCGGTGGCTGGGTGCTCAACGGCGCCAAGCGGTGGATCGGCCTGGCCTCGATTGCCCAGATTGCGGTGATCTGGGCGATGACCGACGACGGCGTCCGCGGCTTCCTGGTGCCCACCGACACTCCCGGCTTCAGCGCCACCGTGATTGAGCCGAAGCTGTCCATGCGCGCCTCCATCCAATGCGAGCTGGCGTTCGACGGCGTCCGGCTGCCGGCGGATGCCGTCCTCCCCGGCGCGAAGGGCCTGCGCGGGCCGTTCTCCTGCCTCAACGAGGCCCGCTACGGCATCATTTGGGGTGCCATGGGCGCTGCCCGGGACAGCTACGAGGCCGCGCTGAAGCATTCCCTGGAGCGGCTGCAGTTCGACAAGCCCTTGGCTGCCTACCAGATCACGCAGCAGAAGCTCGTGGACATGCTGCTGGAGATCCAGAAGGGCACATTGCTGGCGATCCACACAGGCCGGATGAAGGACGCCGGCACGCTGGAGCCCGTGCAGATTTCCGTGGGCAAGCTGAACAACTGCCGGGAGGCCATCCAGATCTGCCGCGACGCCCGGACGATCCTGGGCGGCAATGGCATCACCTTGGAGCATTCCCCACTGCGCCATGCCAACAACCTGGAGTCGGTGCGCACCTACGAGGGGACTGACGAGGTCCACACCCTCCTGCTGGGCAGCCACATCACCGGCATCCCCGCTTTCCGCTGA
- a CDS encoding TetR family transcriptional regulator codes for MDQPTSRGSAGPAPFRLAVARSALELFAEQGFDATSVDQIAAAAGISRSTFFRQFGSKEDVVFADHTALLDQARELLARPHDDPWLAVCEAAGLVFDHFAADDGLAELRYAVVNAHPALRDKELVTVFRYEKLFEAHLRYTLPALDPLESVRFAAAVIATHNYLLREFMRGARPVTRAQMRDALDDVRRLFGVFGGPAEPSPDGRQEDVVVAVFPRSAARSEVMAAVQRMLDTPP; via the coding sequence ATGGACCAACCAACATCCCGCGGCAGTGCCGGGCCCGCCCCGTTCAGGCTGGCGGTGGCCCGTTCCGCCCTGGAGTTGTTTGCCGAACAGGGCTTTGACGCGACCAGCGTCGACCAGATCGCCGCCGCGGCCGGCATCTCACGCAGCACTTTCTTCCGGCAGTTCGGATCCAAGGAGGACGTGGTCTTCGCCGACCACACCGCCCTGTTGGACCAGGCCCGCGAACTGCTGGCCCGGCCGCACGACGACCCGTGGCTGGCCGTTTGCGAGGCAGCCGGGCTGGTCTTTGACCACTTCGCTGCCGACGACGGGCTCGCAGAGCTTCGCTACGCCGTGGTCAACGCCCACCCGGCCCTGCGCGACAAGGAACTGGTCACGGTGTTTCGCTACGAAAAGCTCTTCGAGGCACACCTGCGCTACACCCTGCCCGCGCTGGACCCCCTGGAATCGGTCCGCTTCGCCGCCGCCGTCATCGCCACCCACAACTACCTCCTGCGCGAGTTCATGCGCGGCGCCCGTCCCGTGACACGGGCGCAGATGCGCGACGCGCTCGACGACGTCCGACGGCTTTTCGGTGTCTTCGGCGGCCCGGCGGAGCCTTCCCCGGACGGTCGGCAGGAAGACGTCGTGGTTGCCGTGTTCCCCCGCTCGGCCGCGCGCTCGGAGGTCATGGCCGCGGTGCAGCGGATGCTGGACACCCCTCCGTGA